A single genomic interval of Synechococcales cyanobacterium CNB harbors:
- a CDS encoding DUF2934 domain-containing protein has protein sequence MARRSHQAEGSTTRSATVEFGTVREALAELNSLRHTEAPRRRTLGRRPMLDLSVPAATQPANSGSNQGPPVQPTTEQVRRRAYELWIARGCRDGHDLDDWLDAERELRGQP, from the coding sequence ATGGCACGGCGGAGCCATCAAGCGGAAGGCAGTACGACCCGGAGCGCAACAGTTGAGTTTGGGACGGTAAGAGAGGCGTTGGCCGAGTTGAACTCTCTTCGCCATACCGAAGCCCCACGACGCCGAACCCTCGGCCGCCGTCCGATGCTCGATCTTTCAGTCCCGGCTGCAACCCAACCAGCAAACTCCGGCTCGAACCAGGGCCCACCGGTCCAGCCGACCACCGAGCAGGTCCGCAGGCGTGCCTATGAGCTCTGGATCGCCCGCGGCTGTCGGGACGGCCACGACCTCGACGACTGGCTCGACGCCGAGCGTGAACTGCGCGGTCAGCCCTGA